A stretch of DNA from Candidatus Pseudomonas phytovorans:
AAATGAATGCTGATGGGGAATATACGAAAGAAAATCCCCGGGTGGAATCCGTAATCTTTCTACATCCAAAAGCAGTAGATAAGGAAGATTCAAGTGGCTATCAGTGTGCTGACGGCGTTTTGGGCCGTGTCGATGCTGTTCGTGATCACCCCCGGTGCAGACTGGGCCTATGCCATCTCGGCAGGCATGCGCGGGCGCTGGGTGATGCCCGCCGTGGCGGGGATGTTGTCGGGGCACTTCCTGGCGACGCTGGTGGTGGCTGCAGGTGTCGGCAGCCTGTTGGCGGGCCACCCGCTGGCGCTCACCCTGCTGACCTTGGCAGGGTGCAGCTACCTGTTGTGGCTGGGCGGCAATCTGTTGCTGAGCCCGGCAATGCCCGAGGCCGGGCAGGGTGGTGCCGGGGAATCGGGCTCGCGCTGGGCGTTGAAAGGGTTTTGCGTCAGCGGCCTGAACCCGAAGGTTTTCTTGCTGTTCCTGGCCTTGCTGCCGCAGTTCACCGACCCGCAATCGAGCTGGCCGGTGCCGTTGCAGATCCTGCTGCTGGGGCTGGTGCACCTGTGCAGTTCGCTGGTGATCTACTCACTGGTCGGTTATGGCGCCAAAGCAGTCCTGAGCACCCGGCCGGGGGCCGCGAAGCTGGTCGGGCGGGTGTCGGGGGTGGCGATGATTACAGTGGCCCTGGGCTTGATTGCCGGGCAAATCAACTGACTTGACCGGTTGCAAAGGGCTTCAGATACACTCGCTGCAACTTCACGCACAACCAGGATGTGCCCCATGCCTGAAACAACGCAACTGCTCACTTTCGGCCTGATCTGCCTCGGCATGGTCCTGACCCCGGGGCCGAACATGATCTACCTGATCTCCC
This window harbors:
- a CDS encoding LysE family translocator, yielding MAISVLTAFWAVSMLFVITPGADWAYAISAGMRGRWVMPAVAGMLSGHFLATLVVAAGVGSLLAGHPLALTLLTLAGCSYLLWLGGNLLLSPAMPEAGQGGAGESGSRWALKGFCVSGLNPKVFLLFLALLPQFTDPQSSWPVPLQILLLGLVHLCSSLVIYSLVGYGAKAVLSTRPGAAKLVGRVSGVAMITVALGLIAGQIN